Proteins co-encoded in one Apus apus isolate bApuApu2 chromosome 22, bApuApu2.pri.cur, whole genome shotgun sequence genomic window:
- the ATP5MG gene encoding ATP synthase subunit g, mitochondrial: MAQGLVQRLATRGPQLLSAAVAYSKPRLATFWYYAKVELAPPTPAEIPRAIDSMKAMVRSFQSGRLAQLTVREALRNGLVATEVLMWFYIGEIIGKGGLIGYNV, translated from the exons ATGGCGCAGGGGCTGGTGCAGCGCCTCGCCACCCGCGGGCCGCAGCTCCTCAGCG ccgCCGTGGCCTACTCGAAACCGCGCTTGGCCACCTTTTGGTATTACGCTAAAGTGGAGCTGGCCCCACCGACCCCTGCCGAGATCCCCCGGGCCATCGACAGCATGAAGGCCATGGTCAGGAGCTTCCAGAGCGGCCGCCTGGCCCAGCTCACCGTCAGG gaagCACTGAGGAACGGTCTGGTGGCCACAGAGGTGCTGATGTGGTTTTACATCGGGGAGATCATAGGCAAGGGTGGCCTGATCGGGTACAACGTCTGA